From Halorientalis litorea:
CTCGGCCACCGGGAGCGCGCCCGTCGCGCCCGTCGGCGCGGACGAACAGGAGGCCATCGCCCGAACCAACGACGCGCTGGCCTACGGCGGCCGCGTTCACCTCGTCGTCGACGAACCGTTCGACCGCTTCGACGAGGTGCCGTCGACGGCGACGGACGAGTACGGGACGCCCTTCGCGGACATCTTCGCCGAGGCCGACTGGGACTTCTACGAGGTGCCCGAGACGCTGTTCGCCCCCGCACAGGTGACCGTCGACGTCGTCGGCGGCCCGACGGAGGTGTACGGCGAGGTGAACCACGACTTGCTCGCCGAGAGCTTCGGCCTGTGAAGTACAAGGTGGCCCCCGAACCGGTCGCGCTCGCGGTTTTGCGGGACGCACACGCGGCCGTTCCGCTGGTGCCGGAGTCCACCGACGACTGCTGTGCGCGCATCGTCGACCGCACCGACGTGGCCACTCGCGCGGACGCCGACGCGTGGCTCCCGTTCCTCGACGCGCTGGGTCTCGCGACGCGGACCGACCGGGGCTACCGGCGCGAGCGACGCGAGGTGGACCCCGACGCGCTGGCGGCCCCGTTCCGTGACAACGTGTTCGGCGTCGCGGCGGTACTCGACGCGCTCGCGGACGCCGACGGTCCGCTCTCGGCGGCGGAGACCTTCGAGCGCGTCCGTGAGGTGGTACCAACGTGGGAACGCAACCGGCACGCAGACTGGGAGGGGACGTGGACCGTGCGCGTTGCCCGCTTGCTCGACTGGGCGGTGGTGTTCGGCCTCGCGACGCGGACGGGGGAGGGCTACACTGCGTGACCGAGCGTGGGGCACCGCCGCACAACGCTTTACACCATCGGCTGCAAAGGCCGAATCGATGAACTCGGTCGAGGCGGTGACACTAGACCTCGACGGGACGCTCTGTGAGTACCGCGAGTCGTCGGCGGAACTGTTAGCGCGGTCGTTCGACCAGTTGGGGGTCGAACCGTTCTTCACCGCGGAGGAGTACCGCCAGCAACTGTACGTGCAGGTAATTACTGACGAGACGAAAGCCGAGCGACGGGAGGAGGCGTTCACCACCCTCGCCGAGCGTGCGGACCGTGACCCGAAACTCGGTCGGCAACTCGCGACCGTCTACGCCTCGATGCGTGACCACGGGGACGTGACGCCGCTCCCCGGTGCCGTGGACGCGGTCGAGTACCTCCGTGACCGCTACGCCCTCGGCCTCGTCACCAACGGCGGCCCCGAGACACAGGACCCGAAGCTCTCGACGCTGGGCATCGCGGACGCCTTCGACGAAGTGGTCTACGGCGGCTACGATACGGCTCCAAAGCCCGAACCCGCACCGTTCCACGAGGCCATCCGCGCCCTCGATGCCCGCCCACGCCGGGTTATCCACGTGGGAAACTCCGTCGAGTCGGACGTGTGGGGTGCCGATGCCGCCGGTATCGGAGCCGCCCTCGTCTCGGACGAGAACCAGCACATGACCGCGCCGGACTACCTCCTCGGGTCGCTCGGAGAGTTGACGCCGCCGCCGTGGGAGTGATTCACTCGGGCGTCACGTCGGTGACGGTGCCGACGCCCTTCGAACTCCCCTCGCGGAAGACGAACTTCTGTCCGTCCTCGATGTGGTAGGGGCGGAACTTGAACCGGACCCGGGCGCGGCCGGTATCGCCGGGCAGGAGTTGGCCCCCCTCCGGGTAGAACGCGGCCGCCTCGCTGACTGTTTCGAGGTGGACGACCGGTTCGTAGCCGTTGCCGATGCGGGTGGGGTGGTTCAGCACCATCACTTCGGCCTCGAACTCCCGGACGGGGTCCGGGTCGGCGTCCCGCGGGAGGAGGACCATCCCGCGCTCGATGTCGACTTCGGCGACGCCTTTCAGCGCGATGCCGACGATGCGTCCGGCCTCCGCCTCGTCCACGCGGTGGTAGTGCATCTCGATGGAGCGGACCTCCACCTCGCGGAACGACCCGTCCTGCATCGGCCCCAACAGCAGGTCGTCACCGGCCTCGACCGTCCCGGAGCGGACCGTCCCGGACGCGACGGCACCGACGCCCGTGACGTTGTACGTCCGGTCGACGTACATGCAGAAGTCCTCGTCCCGCCGGTCGGCCCCGGCCGTCTTGGGCAGGTGCTCGAACAGTTCGTCCAGTTCGTCCAGCCCCGTCGTCGTCACCGCGCTCGTGGTCAACACGGGAACGACCGTCTCGTTTATTTCCTCTATCGCCGCGTCGACGCCGTGGCGGTCGACGCGGAGCGGCGTCTTGTCCACTTCGCGGAGCAGGCGTTCGACTTCGCGTTCGACCTCCCGAACCCGGTCCTCGTCTACGAGGTCGACCTTGGTGATGGCGACGATGGTCGGTAGGTCGGTGGCGAGCAGGATGCCCAAGTGTTCGCGGGTGGTCTTCGTCGGGCCGTCGTCGGCCGCGACGGTGAGCAGGCCGTAGTCGAGTTTCTGCCCGACGAGGCCCCGAATCGTGGTGCGGAGCCACGGTTCGTGGCCCACCGTGTCGACGAAGGAGACGAGACGGTCGCCCTCCTCCACGACGCGAGCACGGTCGTCCTTGCGATGTGGGTTGTCCATCCGAACCGGGCCGTCCTCGTCGAAGCCGTAGACGCCGTACGAGAGGTCCGCCGACAGGCCACGCTCGACTTCGTGTGGCTGAACGTCGAGGAACGACCGCGTACCCCCTTCGCCGTCGTCGGCCTCGCCGGTCACGAGCGACCCGACGAGCGTGGACTTCCCGTGGTCGACGTGGCCCGCCGTGCCGACGACGATGTGTTCGTCGTCCTCCATGACCGAGCCTTCGCGGACGGTGGCGACGCCGACGATGCCGCTCGTCTCGCCGTTCCCGTCGGCCCCCACGCCGTCCACGCCCCACGTCTCTACCTCCTCGATGTGCGCGCCGGCCTCCTCGGCCAGAAGCGAGAGGACATCCATCGACTCGGAGAAGTCGTCGGGGTCGATGCCCGCGATGCCGCCGTCGTCGGTGACGCCGACGACGTAGGTGGCCTCGCCGTCACCCGAGAGGACCCGGTGGCGAAGTTGGGCGGCCAGACTCTCGAAGCGGCCGTCCCGTGCGTGCAGACTCTCGGTGAGCCGTTCCTTGAACTCGACGCTGCCGCCCTCCTCCTCGCCGCGCTCGATGGCGCGTTCGAGGACGGCCCGGTCGGGGCTCATGCCTCCCGGTTACGGTGGCGCGTACAAAAGCCTTCCCCGCCCCGTCGGCCGAAAACTACGGATTGCAGGCGTGTACTACCTCGTATCACGACTGTGTGCTATTGTCACGTCCGGATGTTGGTCGCATTTCTCTTTATGCCGAACCGCTTTTTCTCGGTATTCGAAGTCTTTAATTAGACGTGTCTAATCCACTCCGTATGGACCGACAGGGAACCGACGATAGTGCGACTGACAGACGGCACGGGCCGGTACGGCTGGTCGGGGGCGGTCCCCGGCGGCGGTCGGTGGCTCGTCGACACGCGGGGTGGCGGTGAGATGGGACGTATCGACTACGAACGGGCGGCGGCGGTGACCGACGGCCTGCAGTCACGGCTCGTCGACGCAGTTCG
This genomic window contains:
- a CDS encoding HAD family hydrolase yields the protein MNSVEAVTLDLDGTLCEYRESSAELLARSFDQLGVEPFFTAEEYRQQLYVQVITDETKAERREEAFTTLAERADRDPKLGRQLATVYASMRDHGDVTPLPGAVDAVEYLRDRYALGLVTNGGPETQDPKLSTLGIADAFDEVVYGGYDTAPKPEPAPFHEAIRALDARPRRVIHVGNSVESDVWGADAAGIGAALVSDENQHMTAPDYLLGSLGELTPPPWE
- a CDS encoding GTPBP1 family GTP-binding protein, which codes for MSPDRAVLERAIERGEEEGGSVEFKERLTESLHARDGRFESLAAQLRHRVLSGDGEATYVVGVTDDGGIAGIDPDDFSESMDVLSLLAEEAGAHIEEVETWGVDGVGADGNGETSGIVGVATVREGSVMEDDEHIVVGTAGHVDHGKSTLVGSLVTGEADDGEGGTRSFLDVQPHEVERGLSADLSYGVYGFDEDGPVRMDNPHRKDDRARVVEEGDRLVSFVDTVGHEPWLRTTIRGLVGQKLDYGLLTVAADDGPTKTTREHLGILLATDLPTIVAITKVDLVDEDRVREVEREVERLLREVDKTPLRVDRHGVDAAIEEINETVVPVLTTSAVTTTGLDELDELFEHLPKTAGADRRDEDFCMYVDRTYNVTGVGAVASGTVRSGTVEAGDDLLLGPMQDGSFREVEVRSIEMHYHRVDEAEAGRIVGIALKGVAEVDIERGMVLLPRDADPDPVREFEAEVMVLNHPTRIGNGYEPVVHLETVSEAAAFYPEGGQLLPGDTGRARVRFKFRPYHIEDGQKFVFREGSSKGVGTVTDVTPE